One Bermanella sp. WJH001 genomic region harbors:
- the proC gene encoding pyrroline-5-carboxylate reductase, with translation MTAIAFIGGGNMASAILGGLIENGYDSQSIFVSDPSQEKLDELAQQFNVNTNGDNEAVIAQADVVILAVKPQVMQQVIAPLKSAFDKKKPLIISVAAGISLESLSAWTSSDLSIVRCMPNTPALVQQGASGLLANQNVSDDEKALTNSILSAVGISVWVNSETELDAVTALSGSGPAYFFLFIESMISAGEQLGLTAETAKQLALQTALGAATMASKSELEPAQLRKNVTSPNGTTEQAILSFQKQGLEASVKTAMEAAFNRSIELSKELAK, from the coding sequence ATGACAGCGATTGCATTTATTGGTGGCGGCAATATGGCCAGCGCCATTTTAGGCGGATTAATCGAGAATGGTTACGACAGCCAATCCATTTTTGTCAGCGACCCAAGCCAAGAAAAATTAGATGAGCTTGCTCAGCAATTTAACGTGAACACCAACGGTGATAACGAAGCCGTTATTGCTCAAGCGGATGTGGTCATACTCGCAGTAAAACCGCAAGTCATGCAGCAAGTGATTGCGCCATTGAAGTCTGCTTTTGATAAAAAGAAGCCATTAATTATCTCAGTGGCAGCTGGCATTAGCTTAGAAAGCTTGAGTGCTTGGACCAGTTCAGATTTATCCATCGTGCGCTGTATGCCAAATACACCTGCTCTTGTCCAACAAGGTGCTAGTGGTTTATTGGCCAACCAAAATGTCAGCGATGATGAAAAGGCACTGACCAATTCAATTTTAAGTGCCGTGGGTATCAGTGTTTGGGTAAATAGTGAAACGGAATTAGATGCGGTAACGGCGTTATCCGGCAGTGGGCCTGCGTATTTCTTTTTGTTTATCGAATCAATGATTAGTGCTGGCGAGCAACTTGGTTTAACCGCTGAAACCGCAAAACAGCTAGCGCTGCAAACGGCACTGGGTGCGGCGACAATGGCCAGTAAAAGTGAGCTTGAGCCTGCCCAACTTCGCAAGAATGTTACCTCGCCAAACGGCACCACTGAGCAAGCTATTTTAAGTTTTCAAAAACAAGGCCTAGAAGCCAGCGTAAAAACAGCAATGGAAGCTGCTTTTAATCGCAGCATTGAACTTAGCAAAGAACTTGCAAAATAA
- a CDS encoding type IV pilus twitching motility protein PilT — protein sequence MDITELLAFSAKQGASDLHLSAGLPPMIRVDGEVRRINLPSLSHKEVHSLVYDIMNDKQRKDFEEFLETDYSFEVPGVARFRVNAFNHNRGAGAVFRTIPSKVLTCDDLGMGQIFKDLAVKPRGLVLVTGPTGSGKSTTLAAMLDYLNDNFYKHILTVEDPIEFVHQSKKSLINQREVHRDTLGFNEALRSALREDPDVILVGEMRDLETIRLALTAAETGHCVFGTLHTTSAAKTIDRIVDVFPAEEKAMVRSMLSESLQGVISQCLLKKKGGGRVAAHEIMVGTPAIRNLIREDKVAQMYSAIQTGSALGMITMDQSLKNLVQKGIVTPEAAREKAKSPEQF from the coding sequence ATGGATATCACGGAATTACTCGCCTTTTCAGCCAAACAAGGGGCGTCTGACTTACATTTATCAGCCGGTTTACCACCTATGATCCGTGTAGACGGTGAAGTTCGCCGTATCAACTTGCCTTCATTAAGTCATAAAGAAGTACACTCTTTAGTGTATGACATTATGAACGATAAGCAGCGTAAAGACTTCGAAGAATTCCTCGAAACCGATTACTCATTTGAAGTGCCTGGTGTGGCGCGTTTTCGTGTTAACGCGTTTAACCACAACCGTGGTGCCGGTGCGGTATTTCGTACCATCCCATCTAAAGTCCTGACGTGTGATGATTTAGGCATGGGTCAAATATTCAAAGATTTAGCGGTTAAACCCCGTGGTTTGGTCTTGGTGACAGGGCCAACGGGTTCGGGTAAATCAACCACGCTAGCGGCCATGCTTGATTACTTAAACGATAATTTCTACAAACACATTCTGACCGTTGAAGACCCAATCGAATTTGTACACCAAAGCAAAAAATCCCTGATTAACCAGCGTGAAGTACACCGCGATACATTAGGGTTTAACGAAGCCTTGCGGTCTGCGCTACGTGAAGACCCTGACGTGATATTAGTTGGTGAGATGCGTGACTTAGAGACCATTCGCTTAGCGTTAACCGCTGCAGAAACCGGTCACTGTGTATTTGGCACCCTGCACACCACCAGCGCGGCAAAAACCATTGACCGTATTGTGGATGTGTTCCCTGCGGAAGAAAAAGCCATGGTACGTTCCATGTTGTCTGAGTCTCTACAGGGGGTTATCTCCCAGTGCCTATTAAAGAAAAAAGGCGGCGGCCGTGTGGCGGCTCATGAAATTATGGTGGGTACACCAGCCATTCGTAACCTGATTCGTGAAGATAAAGTGGCGCAAATGTACAGTGCGATTCAAACCGGTAGCGCGCTAGGCATGATCACCATGGATCAAAGCCTTAAAAACCTTGTACAAAAAGGCATTGTGACCCCTGAAGCGGCTCGTGAAAAAGCAAAGAGCCCTGAACAATTTTAA
- a CDS encoding PilT/PilU family type 4a pilus ATPase, giving the protein MELDKLLRLMVEKSASDLFITAGMPPSMKVHGRIHAVTKNPLSPEQTKEIIYGMMSRDQIEEFEKKKELNFAVSASGIGRFRASAFFQRNLAGVVLRRIETRIPQIEQLGLPDIIKEIAMSKRGLVLFVGATGAGKSTSLASMIGYRNQNSRGHIISIEDPIEYMHQHQGCIVTQREVGLDTDSFEIALKNTLRQAPDVIMIGEVRSAQTMNHAVTFAETGHLCLATLHANNANQALDRVIHFFPSDQHTQIWMDLSLNLKAIVAQQLIPTPDGKGRRAVVEVLLNTPLVQDLIRKGEVHELKPLMSKSTELGMQTFDQGLYNLYQAGEITYEDALNHADSANDLRLMIKLASEDVDQLSTATQGLTLQRD; this is encoded by the coding sequence ATGGAACTCGATAAGCTATTACGCTTAATGGTTGAAAAAAGCGCATCGGATTTATTCATTACTGCGGGCATGCCTCCTAGTATGAAGGTGCATGGCCGTATTCATGCAGTGACAAAAAATCCACTGAGCCCTGAACAAACAAAAGAAATCATTTACGGCATGATGAGCCGTGATCAAATTGAAGAGTTTGAAAAAAAGAAAGAGCTAAACTTTGCTGTGAGCGCCAGTGGTATTGGTCGATTTCGTGCCAGTGCTTTTTTTCAACGTAACTTAGCGGGTGTGGTTCTTCGTCGAATCGAAACGCGTATTCCTCAAATTGAACAACTGGGTTTGCCTGACATAATTAAAGAGATAGCCATGAGTAAGCGTGGCTTGGTGCTTTTTGTTGGAGCAACCGGCGCGGGTAAGTCCACATCCCTTGCCTCTATGATTGGTTATCGTAATCAAAATAGCCGTGGTCATATCATTTCCATTGAGGACCCAATCGAATATATGCACCAACATCAGGGCTGTATTGTCACTCAGCGAGAAGTGGGATTGGATACGGACAGTTTTGAGATCGCGCTTAAAAATACCCTACGCCAAGCACCTGATGTGATTATGATTGGTGAGGTGCGTAGTGCACAAACCATGAACCACGCAGTTACATTCGCCGAAACCGGTCACTTATGTTTGGCCACATTGCACGCTAATAATGCTAACCAAGCATTAGATCGAGTGATTCACTTCTTTCCATCCGATCAACATACCCAGATATGGATGGATTTATCTCTGAACTTAAAAGCAATTGTTGCTCAGCAGTTAATTCCAACTCCAGACGGTAAGGGCCGTCGAGCAGTCGTAGAGGTGTTATTAAATACGCCGCTTGTGCAAGATCTTATTCGTAAAGGTGAAGTGCACGAATTAAAACCCTTGATGAGTAAATCAACCGAGCTTGGCATGCAGACCTTTGACCAAGGTTTGTATAACTTATATCAAGCAGGTGAAATCACTTATGAAGATGCACTTAATCATGCTGACAGCGCCAACGACTTGCGCTTAATGATTAAACTGGCATCAGAGGATGTTGATCAATTATCGACAGCAACTCAAGGTTTAACCTTACAGCGCGATTAA
- a CDS encoding YggS family pyridoxal phosphate-dependent enzyme — MTDLESSHNLIQRYQGVKAEVEALAKQHDQAVALLAVSKKHPCESIAAIYQQGQRCFGENYVQEGVDKVNALKELDIQWHFIGPIQSNKTRLVSEHFSWVHTIDRDKIAQRLNDQRPAHLPALNVLIQVNISDQDSKSGISLNDIPALAEMINQQPNLTLRGLMCIPAPQDEAQLKNEFTAMHQAYEKLKQQYAQVDTLSMGMSGDLELAIACGSNMVRVGTAIFGQRI; from the coding sequence ATGACAGATTTAGAATCTAGCCACAATTTAATTCAGCGCTATCAGGGGGTTAAGGCCGAGGTTGAAGCACTAGCAAAGCAGCATGATCAAGCGGTTGCCCTGTTAGCGGTTTCAAAAAAACACCCCTGCGAATCCATTGCCGCCATTTATCAACAAGGTCAACGCTGCTTTGGAGAAAACTATGTACAAGAAGGGGTTGATAAAGTGAACGCCTTAAAAGAATTAGATATACAGTGGCACTTTATTGGACCCATTCAATCCAATAAAACCCGCCTCGTCAGCGAACACTTTTCTTGGGTGCATACCATCGACAGAGATAAAATTGCGCAGCGATTAAACGATCAGCGCCCAGCCCATTTACCGGCGTTAAATGTATTGATCCAAGTGAACATTAGCGATCAAGACAGTAAATCGGGCATCTCTTTGAATGACATCCCTGCGCTCGCTGAAATGATAAACCAGCAACCTAACCTTACGTTGCGCGGCCTCATGTGCATACCAGCACCCCAAGATGAAGCCCAATTAAAAAATGAATTTACTGCCATGCATCAAGCTTATGAAAAATTAAAACAGCAGTATGCACAGGTTGATACCCTTTCCATGGGCATGAGTGGCGATCTTGAACTGGCCATTGCCTGTGGCAGCAATATGGTTCGAGTGGGTACCGCTATTTTTGGACAACGAATTTAA
- the radC gene encoding DNA repair protein RadC, whose product MAITDWPVDERPREKLLIKGPAALSDAELLAIFLRTGITGMTAVDLSRHLLTRFNGLRPLLEASQAEFCEHLGLGPAKFAQLQAVLEMGRRHLQQTLDKPDGFTNPDAVRQYLTSRLRHVPHEVFACLFLDNQHRLITYEELFRGTIDGASVYPREVVKKVLLHNAAAVIFAHNHPSGVAEPSDSDERITHKLQQALQLVDVRVLDHFIVGDNDVLSMAERGLLM is encoded by the coding sequence ATGGCCATCACAGATTGGCCTGTGGATGAACGACCACGGGAAAAATTGCTCATAAAAGGGCCAGCTGCGTTAAGCGATGCTGAATTATTAGCCATCTTTTTACGCACAGGGATCACTGGCATGACGGCGGTGGATTTGTCTCGGCACCTATTAACTCGGTTTAACGGGTTAAGACCTTTACTGGAGGCCAGCCAAGCTGAGTTTTGTGAGCACCTGGGGCTTGGTCCTGCCAAGTTTGCCCAGTTACAAGCCGTGCTTGAAATGGGCCGGCGGCATTTACAGCAGACATTGGACAAACCTGATGGCTTTACCAACCCAGACGCAGTGCGTCAGTATTTAACGAGTCGCTTAAGGCATGTGCCCCATGAAGTGTTTGCGTGTTTATTCTTAGATAACCAACATCGCTTGATTACCTATGAAGAGCTATTTCGTGGCACAATAGACGGCGCAAGTGTATACCCACGGGAAGTGGTTAAAAAAGTGCTCTTGCACAATGCAGCTGCAGTGATTTTTGCTCATAACCACCCATCGGGTGTGGCTGAGCCCAGTGATAGTGATGAACGAATCACCCATAAACTGCAGCAGGCACTTCAATTAGTAGATGTTCGCGTACTAGATCACTTTATAGTGGGCGATAATGACGTACTCTCAATGGCTGAGCGTGGTTTATTAATGTAA
- a CDS encoding 7TM diverse intracellular signaling domain-containing protein — translation MLSRILCLLCGLLLSIGVQASTESIQVESAYVYAEQSRSLPMVQSLDESNWHHVTAFGSHGFVSGEFWLRTRLHNVGDAAQTVVLRFTYPSHDEVDFYELDRDARLLQSWQMGDMRDQSDIQLMDKHPAIKISLSAQEEKWIYARVKSVNAMVLSLDILSESEHQKSIHLQIILSGFIYGVLLVMALYNFVLAVSMRDKAYYVYVLYVLTFLSFVLVLSGDGYFYLWPNYSELNQMLLPILAGFLIIPSLAFPYYLLDIKKHAPSVMWFYRIAAILASVFLVCIPMLGVAQSIVLINTLTVALSITMLAVGIFLSYKNVPLAKIYTLAWFILLLGLAVLSLASLGVIENNLMTRNAGLLGGVIEVVILSLVLSQHISQERNAKLQAVKDAMRNRKLFQELFDQAPVGIVRFDLNGTIVTINPMLTRMLGFNSKEQALAQTNVLKNVITNHKLVRQQLIEHKEVLDKQMELRTANGDRIPCSVSLHFYEELGHQYIEAYVTDISERIDAQNIREYMEQERMTSIEQLVTGVAHEINTPLGVNITSVSHIKEIIDEVDGEMQRRSLTRDRFVQFISDSQQLLDIVTHNLQKMSNLVRRFKLVSVSHTDKVTMNLKQHLELSLHSHLFIGQDIHIELNCDDGVNIQSYPAAWNIIVEQLLENSIVHGFTPEQIHKKITITVSQLSHHEWCFDYKDNGQGLAKDIANRVFDPFVTTKRGSSDHAGLGLYRIFNLVHRVFDGEVSVKNGPGFHLTLIFKVDEEALVAIA, via the coding sequence ATGTTGTCACGAATTTTATGTCTGCTTTGTGGGCTGTTGCTCTCAATTGGTGTGCAGGCTTCTACAGAGTCGATTCAAGTGGAATCGGCTTATGTTTATGCTGAGCAATCTCGCTCGCTACCTATGGTTCAATCCTTAGACGAATCCAACTGGCATCATGTGACGGCGTTTGGCAGTCATGGCTTTGTAAGTGGTGAGTTTTGGTTGCGCACACGTTTACATAATGTGGGTGATGCTGCTCAAACTGTGGTGTTGCGTTTCACTTACCCGTCCCATGATGAAGTCGATTTTTACGAATTAGATCGTGACGCACGCTTATTGCAATCGTGGCAAATGGGTGACATGCGTGACCAATCTGACATTCAATTAATGGATAAACATCCTGCTATAAAAATATCCCTATCGGCACAAGAAGAAAAATGGATTTATGCTCGTGTTAAAAGTGTGAATGCCATGGTGTTAAGTTTGGATATTTTGAGTGAATCAGAACATCAAAAAAGCATCCATTTACAAATTATTTTATCTGGTTTTATTTATGGCGTGTTGCTGGTGATGGCGTTATATAACTTTGTCTTAGCGGTGAGTATGCGAGATAAAGCTTATTATGTTTATGTATTGTATGTATTAACCTTTTTAAGTTTTGTTTTGGTATTAAGTGGTGATGGTTATTTTTATCTCTGGCCAAACTATTCTGAGCTAAATCAAATGTTATTGCCCATATTGGCTGGGTTTTTAATCATTCCCTCTTTAGCGTTTCCTTATTATTTGTTGGATATCAAAAAACACGCACCCAGTGTGATGTGGTTTTATCGAATCGCGGCTATTTTAGCCTCTGTGTTTTTGGTGTGTATTCCAATGCTTGGCGTGGCGCAATCCATTGTCTTGATAAATACTCTGACGGTCGCGTTATCCATCACAATGTTGGCAGTTGGCATTTTCTTGTCATATAAAAACGTACCGCTGGCAAAAATTTATACCTTAGCATGGTTTATTTTGTTGCTAGGATTGGCCGTTTTGTCATTGGCTTCTTTAGGTGTCATTGAAAACAATTTAATGACGCGTAACGCCGGTTTGCTCGGTGGTGTCATTGAGGTTGTAATTTTATCTCTGGTTTTATCTCAGCATATTTCTCAAGAGCGTAATGCCAAGTTGCAAGCGGTTAAAGATGCCATGCGCAATCGCAAGCTGTTTCAGGAATTATTTGATCAAGCGCCAGTCGGTATCGTACGTTTTGATTTAAACGGCACCATTGTCACGATTAATCCTATGTTGACCCGCATGCTGGGATTTAACAGTAAAGAACAAGCTCTCGCGCAAACCAATGTATTAAAAAATGTCATTACTAATCATAAGTTGGTGCGACAGCAGTTAATTGAACACAAAGAAGTGCTTGATAAGCAAATGGAGCTAAGAACAGCTAACGGTGATCGGATTCCTTGTTCGGTGAGTTTGCATTTTTATGAAGAACTGGGTCATCAATATATAGAAGCTTATGTGACAGATATTTCTGAGCGCATTGACGCGCAGAATATTCGTGAATACATGGAACAAGAACGCATGACGTCTATTGAGCAACTGGTAACAGGTGTGGCTCATGAAATTAATACACCATTGGGTGTAAACATTACTTCCGTTAGCCACATTAAAGAAATTATTGATGAAGTAGATGGCGAGATGCAGCGCCGAAGTTTAACCCGAGATCGATTTGTTCAGTTTATAAGTGATAGTCAGCAGCTTTTGGATATTGTGACTCATAACCTGCAAAAAATGTCTAATCTTGTGCGTCGATTCAAGCTCGTGTCGGTAAGCCATACCGATAAAGTCACCATGAATTTAAAGCAGCATTTAGAGCTTAGTTTACATAGCCACTTGTTTATTGGCCAAGATATTCACATAGAGCTTAATTGTGATGACGGTGTAAATATTCAAAGTTACCCTGCGGCATGGAATATCATAGTTGAGCAATTACTAGAGAACAGTATTGTGCATGGATTTACGCCAGAACAGATCCATAAAAAAATTACCATTACTGTTAGTCAACTGAGTCATCATGAGTGGTGTTTTGACTATAAAGATAATGGCCAAGGTTTGGCAAAAGATATTGCTAATCGAGTATTTGATCCATTTGTGACAACAAAGCGTGGCAGTAGCGATCACGCAGGCTTAGGTTTGTACCGAATATTTAATCTGGTGCATCGGGTGTTTGATGGCGAGGTCAGCGTGAAGAATGGTCCAGGGTTTCATCTAACCTTGATTTTTAAAGTTGATGAAGAGGCATTAGTTGCAATAGCCTAG
- a CDS encoding phosphomannomutase/phosphoglucomutase yields the protein MTSIAQDIFREYDIRGEYPTQLNERTAHLIGQALGSEIIQAGQQQCYVAWDGRLSSPSLRDALVSGICSTGCNVNIIGLCPTAVCFWTIKHNGQSCAMITGSHNPKQDNGIKIAVAGSPRSGEDIQVLLSRIKLNLFKTGQGHINDASHLIDDYQQRLVQNLELKRPLTVVLDAGNGAGGPIARDALKQIGAKVIEIACDIDGNFPLHHPDPAKLKNLTWLQNAVNENNADIGIALDGDADRVGVVDHTGQAILPDRLSLLFVEDILKREGKQTILFDVKCTELLTTYTQQWGGIPKMIATGHTSMKRAIIETNAAFATELSGHILFNDEHGIGVDDGIYAGLRICHLISQSDLSLHERLNALPHPTATEEIQIPVKSDEKFSIMNILQGNCFKGQDISDIDGLRVRFPQGWVLVRASNTTSCLTVRFEVAKPEALAPLIELTTNELHAHVPQLDLSELNSLALASTNSSCN from the coding sequence ATGACTTCCATTGCTCAAGACATCTTCCGCGAGTATGACATTCGTGGTGAATACCCAACCCAATTAAATGAGCGCACTGCGCATTTAATTGGCCAAGCCTTGGGCAGTGAAATCATACAAGCTGGGCAGCAACAATGTTACGTGGCATGGGATGGCCGACTGTCGAGCCCATCGTTACGCGACGCTCTTGTCAGTGGTATTTGCAGCACAGGCTGTAACGTTAATATCATTGGGCTTTGCCCCACCGCTGTTTGTTTTTGGACCATTAAACACAATGGTCAAAGTTGCGCCATGATCACCGGCAGCCACAACCCAAAACAAGATAACGGTATTAAAATTGCCGTCGCGGGCAGCCCGCGCAGTGGCGAAGACATTCAAGTTTTACTCTCGCGTATTAAATTAAATTTATTTAAAACAGGCCAAGGTCATATTAATGATGCCAGCCATTTAATTGATGACTATCAGCAACGCCTAGTTCAAAACCTAGAATTAAAACGTCCATTAACAGTGGTTTTAGATGCAGGCAATGGCGCTGGTGGGCCCATTGCACGGGACGCGTTAAAACAAATTGGCGCTAAGGTCATTGAAATCGCTTGTGATATTGATGGTAATTTCCCTCTACACCATCCCGACCCGGCTAAATTAAAAAACTTAACTTGGCTGCAAAATGCCGTTAACGAAAATAATGCTGACATAGGCATTGCCCTAGACGGTGATGCTGATCGTGTGGGAGTGGTTGATCATACTGGCCAAGCCATTTTACCGGACCGTTTAAGTTTATTATTTGTTGAAGACATCCTTAAGCGCGAAGGCAAACAAACCATTTTATTTGATGTGAAGTGCACCGAACTACTCACCACCTATACCCAACAATGGGGCGGCATACCTAAGATGATCGCTACGGGTCACACCAGTATGAAACGCGCCATTATAGAAACCAATGCGGCCTTTGCTACCGAACTAAGCGGCCACATTTTATTTAATGATGAACACGGTATTGGTGTGGACGATGGCATTTACGCAGGCCTTCGAATATGCCACTTAATCAGCCAAAGTGATCTTAGTTTGCATGAGCGGCTAAATGCCTTGCCTCACCCCACTGCCACTGAAGAAATTCAAATTCCCGTCAAAAGCGACGAAAAGTTTTCGATTATGAACATACTTCAAGGCAATTGTTTCAAAGGGCAGGACATCTCTGACATTGATGGATTACGAGTGCGTTTTCCGCAGGGCTGGGTACTGGTTCGCGCCAGCAACACTACCTCATGTTTAACCGTGCGCTTTGAAGTGGCCAAGCCCGAAGCCTTAGCACCGCTGATTGAACTCACCACCAACGAATTACATGCCCATGTGCCACAACTTGATTTGTCTGAACTGAACAGCCTCGCACTTGCTTCAACAAATTCGTCATGCAATTAA
- the coaBC gene encoding bifunctional phosphopantothenoylcysteine decarboxylase/phosphopantothenate--cysteine ligase CoaBC, whose product MQRLTNKRILLGITGGIAAYKTAELVRALVTHGAQVRVVMTDGAKEFITPLTLQALSGNPVHHSLLDPEAEAGMGHIELAKWADFILVAPASANFIARMTSGMGNDLLTTLCLASIAPLAIAPAMNQAMWADEITQNNLKQLQSLKPVQIWGPDQGEQACGDVGPGRMLEPLELARRLAEQFERKVLSGKTITITAGPTREAIDPVRYISNHSSGKMGFSLARAAQEAGAKVNLISGPVHLPTPERVHRTNVESAQNMLDAVMAVLPETDIFIGAAAVADYRPADVCDQKIKKNQDDMHIHLIKNPDIIATVAAQDNRPFCVGFAAETQDVVAYARGKLEKKKLNMVVANDVSSQHIGFNSDDNAIIIIDQDASTEYSQASKYVLSQKIIEHIAAKLPKDI is encoded by the coding sequence ATGCAAAGGCTAACCAACAAACGTATTTTATTAGGCATCACAGGTGGTATTGCTGCCTATAAAACCGCTGAACTTGTTCGCGCTTTGGTCACCCATGGCGCACAAGTGCGTGTGGTCATGACCGATGGTGCTAAAGAGTTTATTACACCGTTAACCTTGCAAGCGCTTTCTGGCAATCCAGTTCATCATAGCTTGCTTGACCCAGAAGCCGAAGCTGGCATGGGTCACATTGAATTAGCTAAGTGGGCGGACTTTATATTAGTGGCCCCTGCCAGTGCCAATTTCATTGCACGCATGACCTCAGGCATGGGGAACGATTTACTGACCACCCTTTGCCTTGCCAGTATTGCTCCCCTAGCCATTGCCCCAGCCATGAACCAAGCCATGTGGGCAGATGAGATAACCCAAAATAATCTTAAACAGTTACAAAGCTTAAAACCGGTACAAATCTGGGGTCCTGATCAAGGGGAGCAAGCCTGCGGCGATGTGGGCCCTGGACGCATGTTAGAGCCATTAGAACTAGCACGTCGTTTAGCCGAACAATTTGAGCGTAAAGTGCTATCGGGTAAAACCATCACCATTACAGCCGGCCCAACCCGTGAAGCCATTGATCCTGTGCGTTACATCAGTAATCACAGTAGTGGCAAAATGGGGTTTTCCTTAGCCAGAGCCGCCCAAGAGGCAGGCGCTAAAGTGAATTTAATCAGCGGACCGGTTCATTTACCGACCCCTGAGCGCGTACATCGCACCAATGTTGAAAGCGCACAAAACATGCTGGATGCCGTGATGGCCGTTCTGCCAGAAACCGATATATTTATTGGAGCAGCGGCTGTGGCCGACTATCGCCCTGCTGATGTGTGCGATCAAAAAATTAAAAAGAACCAAGATGATATGCATATTCATCTCATCAAAAACCCAGACATCATTGCCACCGTTGCCGCACAAGACAATCGACCGTTTTGCGTGGGCTTTGCCGCGGAGACTCAAGATGTTGTTGCTTATGCCCGTGGTAAATTAGAAAAGAAAAAACTCAACATGGTGGTAGCCAACGACGTCAGCTCTCAACACATTGGATTTAACAGTGATGACAATGCCATTATCATCATTGATCAAGACGCCTCAACCGAATACAGCCAAGCCAGCAAATACGTGCTTTCGCAAAAAATAATCGAACACATTGCCGCTAAGCTGCCAAAAGACATTTAG
- the dut gene encoding dUTP diphosphatase, whose amino-acid sequence MKKRFQVKLLDNRLGNDIPLPHYGTDGSAGLDLRACLEDTLVLQPGETKLIPTGMSIYIEDTGLAAMILPRSGLGHKHGIVLGNLVGLIDSDYQGELMVSCWNRSDTAFTMEVGERIAQLVIVPVVQAEFDLVSEFEATDRGEGGFGSTGTK is encoded by the coding sequence ATGAAAAAACGCTTTCAAGTTAAATTATTAGATAATCGTCTTGGCAATGACATTCCACTGCCCCATTACGGTACTGACGGCAGTGCCGGTTTAGACTTGCGTGCCTGTCTTGAAGACACCTTGGTATTGCAACCGGGCGAAACCAAACTGATCCCAACCGGCATGTCTATTTACATTGAAGATACGGGCCTTGCGGCGATGATTTTGCCACGCAGTGGGTTAGGTCATAAACACGGTATCGTACTTGGCAACCTTGTGGGATTAATAGATAGTGATTACCAAGGTGAATTAATGGTAAGTTGCTGGAATCGCAGCGACACGGCCTTCACCATGGAAGTGGGCGAGCGCATCGCGCAACTTGTGATTGTACCGGTTGTTCAAGCTGAGTTTGATTTAGTCAGCGAGTTTGAAGCAACCGATCGTGGTGAAGGTGGTTTCGGTTCAACCGGCACAAAATAA